In the genome of Bacteroidales bacterium, the window TTTTATTCTTCTCTATGAGAGGCAGTTTAATAATATTTTCGTCTGATAATTCACCGATTGAAATTCCTGCAAATAATCCAAAAGGTGTTGATCTTGTTGATAAGCGACTAATATATTTTAAAATAGATATCTTTAAGCTTTCTAATTCTTTGCTTTTTGAAAAATCATTCAATTTTTGCAGTTTCGAATATAAATTATATGAAGCAAAGAACAAAGCCTCTTTAATAACTTGATTATTTATAATCGCCGTAAAGGTTTCATCTGAAATAACTTCCTCTTTAAGTATGTCTTTCAGATAATTAAAAGGCATTAAGGGAGATCGTAATATGAATTTATTAAAAGCCTGATACATAACCTTTAGGAGTTGTAAAATATAAAAAATGCTGTTTAATTATAATTTTTATTTAAATCATAACCAAACAGCATAAAAAATATCGACAATAAAAATGTAGATATTGTTAAATACAATCAAAATATATTTTCCTATGTAATTTCTGTTGTATCAGTTGGATCATTTGTTGTATCACTCGGATCAAACACAATTGTATCACTTGGAGCAAGCACAGTATCAATTTCAGTACCATTTCCGCCTTTAATTGTATCCAACAGCTTATCATTTAGTGTAAAAACTTCTTCTTTATCTAAAAATAGTTTCGATTTTAAACTTTTATTTTTCATTTTGGAGAATTTTATGTTAATAATAAGACAAAGTTAAAAAAACATTTTAAAATAAAAAATTAATCATCATACCAACTGATCTCTCTTATAAAAGCATCCGTAAATCCGTCTGCATGAACTCTTACGAGATATTTTTCTGCATCTGATTTAAATTTATATTTACCGAATGTATAATGATTTAAATTATCTCTGCCGCTTCTTAACTTAACTTTTCCCCTGAAATCCTTAAAAAATCTGTGATCCTTTGAAATTCTTCTTTTAAATGCACCTAATTGGATAGTATAAACACCTCTTATGTTACCGTCATCAAGTTCTGTTACATCCGTATTATCAACAACATCATTAAATGCATAATCTGCACCTGTTTTATCAAGAACTGTAATTACAATATCTTCATTTAATTCAGTATAACTTAAAAGATCAACAAAGATCATATCTTCAGTCATTCCTTCACCTTTTAAATAATCAATAATATTTTGCTTTCTTTCTTTAAAAAGATTATCATCTGAATTTCCTGAAGATGATATGTTAATAACAAGATCATTATTATTGTTCATAAAGTCTGAAAGAATATTTAAAAATAAATAATTTTCATTATTCAATTTTGCATCATCACCTTCATAATCCAAAGAATAAACTTTGTGTACTTTGCCTCTTTCAATTTTATCTAATTTAAACGACCCCAGATTCTTTTCTGAATTATTATCGTATGGTGCTGAAAACGTAAATGCTTCAAAAAAATGACCGGCAGCTTCTAAAGCAGTAAAATAATTATCTCCTCTGATTATTCTTGTATTAAAATTTCCGTTGTAATCTGTATTTGAATTATAAACAAGTTTTTTGTTACTGATACTGTTGATTTTTACTTTATTTTGAACATCATCTTCATTTACTGCATTCCCTTTAACTAAAAGATAAAATAAAGAAGAATCGGCATAATCTACCATATAGATATCTCCTCTACCCTTCCCTTCAGGTCTTTTTGACATGAAATATCCTTTCTTTTTATCACTTGTAACAAAATAAAAAATATCATCTTCCACAGAGTTAACAGGCATTCCCAAATTATGTGCTTTTTCAAATCTGGTAGGGCTACTGCCTTTTGCACTGAAAATATCATAGCCTCCTATAGAATTATGTCCTTTTGAACTGAAATACAATGTTCCGTCTTCGTGTATATAAGGACTTTCTTCATCAAATTTTGTATTGATTTTTCTGCTCAAAGGTTTTGCTTCTGACCATTTTCCGTCACTGCTTTTTTTCATAAAGTATATATCTTTTCCTCCTCTTCCTCCTGGACGATTACTTGAAAAGTAAATAATACTTCTCTCTTGATTCATTGAAGCATGGGTTTCATTGTATTTTGAATTAATTGCTTTGAATTTTTCAGGTTTAGACCAAGCATTTCCTGTCAACCGGCTACTGTATATATTTCCGTTTTTGTATATCAACATAAAAGTACCGTCTTTTGATGCCCAACAATTTGCCTCATTATCAGCAGAATTTATAGGTTTGGAATACGGATCAGGTTCTTTATCATTTTCATTATTAATATAAATAAAAAAGATATTTTCGTCAAACTCTCCGTCATCTGTTTTTTTATCATTAAAAAAAGATGTTTTTTCTTTCGATGTATATAAAAAAATGCCTTGATCTTCAATCAAAAACGGTGAATGTTGTGTAAATTCAGTATTTATACCTTCTCCGGGAGAACCAATTTTTACTTTCTTCCTTATCTTAAATTCTTCTATAGCAGCTTCACAAGCCCTTATCTCATTTTGTAAAATAACTGTTGACCTGTATTTTTTGTATGCTTTATTAATTACCAATTCATTATAAATATCAATTGCTTCATCAAACTTATGATTAACATGATATGCTTTACCTAATAAAAATTTTGCATCAATATATTCTTCACTTTTATTTTTTTGCTGAAGTA includes:
- a CDS encoding tetratricopeptide repeat protein, with protein sequence MRKILLIISLIFTTTLIFGQSAKKAEKLLLAGDFPAAIEMYEKLIEKDPDKAEYHMNLGECYIRTPEKQSLAIPALQKAVSLLQQKNKSEEYIDAKFLLGKAYHVNHKFDEAIDIYNELVINKAYKKYRSTVILQNEIRACEAAIEEFKIRKKVKIGSPGEGINTEFTQHSPFLIEDQGIFLYTSKEKTSFFNDKKTDDGEFDENIFFIYINNENDKEPDPYSKPINSADNEANCWASKDGTFMLIYKNGNIYSSRLTGNAWSKPEKFKAINSKYNETHASMNQERSIIYFSSNRPGGRGGKDIYFMKKSSDGKWSEAKPLSRKINTKFDEESPYIHEDGTLYFSSKGHNSIGGYDIFSAKGSSPTRFEKAHNLGMPVNSVEDDIFYFVTSDKKKGYFMSKRPEGKGRGDIYMVDYADSSLFYLLVKGNAVNEDDVQNKVKINSISNKKLVYNSNTDYNGNFNTRIIRGDNYFTALEAAGHFFEAFTFSAPYDNNSEKNLGSFKLDKIERGKVHKVYSLDYEGDDAKLNNENYLFLNILSDFMNNNNDLVINISSSGNSDDNLFKERKQNIIDYLKGEGMTEDMIFVDLLSYTELNEDIVITVLDKTGADYAFNDVVDNTDVTELDDGNIRGVYTIQLGAFKRRISKDHRFFKDFRGKVKLRSGRDNLNHYTFGKYKFKSDAEKYLVRVHADGFTDAFIREISWYDD
- a CDS encoding class I lanthipeptide, whose amino-acid sequence is MKNKSLKSKLFLDKEEVFTLNDKLLDTIKGGNGTEIDTVLAPSDTIVFDPSDTTNDPTDTTEIT